A region from the Kribbella shirazensis genome encodes:
- a CDS encoding ABC transporter ATP-binding protein yields the protein MRQILPVAGPAEIRQHARRLARRHPRALVIALLLHGLAAVSGLAAPRLIGDLVEDVQHGTTAAKVNLVIAVIAGFIVAQSLLTRWARYRSFALGEQVLAELREEFVDNALALPIGTVERAGTGDLLSRTSRDVDTLSRTVRFAVPETIIAFVTVVFTVVATALVGVWVLVPLAAMVPLLWLSTQWYLRRAKDGYLRENAAYAQMTSSLAETVEGARTVEALRRYDDRVRRGDADIRGSYNAERYTLFLRTVYFPAAELGYLVPVVGTLLFGGWLHINGHVSLGAVTAAVLYVNQLIDPVDRLLSWLDELQSGGAAFARLLGISDVPDDRTPSGQQPAGELVEARDVRFSYVDGRDVLHGVDLTIQPGERIAMVGPSGAGKSTLGRLVAGIHPPRTGSVTVGGVGMTELPLDELRKQVALVTQEHHVFVGTLRDNLSMARPSATDAELLDALDAVDARAWAEALPQGLDTRVGSGQLSLTPAQAQQLALARLVLADPHTLVLDEATSLIDPRAARHMERSLAAVLEGRTVIAIAHRLYTAHDADRVAVVEEGRISELGSHDELVARKGSYAALWNSWHS from the coding sequence ATGAGGCAGATCCTGCCCGTGGCCGGGCCGGCCGAGATCCGGCAGCACGCCCGGCGGCTGGCCAGGCGGCATCCGCGCGCTCTGGTGATCGCGTTGCTGCTGCACGGCCTGGCGGCGGTGTCGGGGCTGGCGGCGCCGCGGCTGATCGGTGACCTGGTCGAGGACGTGCAGCACGGCACGACCGCCGCCAAGGTGAACCTGGTGATCGCCGTGATCGCCGGGTTCATCGTGGCGCAGTCGCTGCTGACCCGCTGGGCGCGGTACCGCTCCTTCGCGCTGGGCGAGCAGGTGCTGGCCGAGCTGCGGGAGGAGTTCGTCGACAACGCGCTGGCGCTGCCGATCGGTACGGTCGAGCGGGCCGGCACGGGTGACCTGCTGTCGCGGACGTCGCGGGACGTCGACACGCTGTCGCGGACCGTGCGGTTCGCCGTACCCGAGACGATCATCGCGTTCGTCACCGTGGTGTTCACCGTGGTCGCGACGGCGCTGGTGGGCGTCTGGGTGCTGGTGCCGCTGGCCGCGATGGTCCCGCTGCTCTGGCTGAGCACGCAGTGGTACCTGCGCCGCGCGAAGGACGGGTACCTGCGGGAGAACGCGGCGTACGCGCAGATGACCAGCTCGCTCGCGGAGACGGTCGAAGGCGCGCGGACCGTCGAGGCCCTCCGGCGGTACGACGATCGCGTGCGCCGCGGCGACGCGGACATCCGCGGGTCGTACAACGCGGAGCGCTACACGTTGTTCCTCCGCACCGTCTACTTCCCGGCCGCCGAGCTCGGGTACCTGGTGCCGGTCGTGGGCACGCTGCTGTTCGGCGGCTGGCTGCACATCAACGGGCACGTGTCGCTCGGCGCGGTAACGGCCGCCGTTCTGTACGTGAACCAGTTGATCGACCCGGTCGACCGGTTGCTGTCCTGGCTGGACGAGCTCCAGTCCGGCGGTGCCGCGTTCGCCCGGCTGCTCGGGATCAGCGACGTACCGGACGACCGTACGCCGTCCGGTCAGCAGCCCGCGGGCGAGCTGGTCGAGGCGCGGGACGTGCGGTTCTCGTACGTCGACGGTCGCGACGTGCTGCACGGCGTGGACCTGACGATCCAGCCGGGCGAGCGGATCGCGATGGTCGGGCCGTCCGGTGCGGGCAAGTCGACGCTGGGCCGGCTGGTCGCCGGGATCCATCCGCCGCGGACCGGTTCGGTGACGGTCGGCGGCGTGGGGATGACGGAACTGCCGCTCGACGAGCTGCGCAAGCAGGTCGCGCTCGTGACGCAGGAGCATCACGTGTTCGTCGGCACGCTGCGGGACAACCTGTCGATGGCGCGTCCGTCGGCGACCGATGCGGAGCTGCTCGACGCGCTCGACGCGGTCGATGCGCGGGCGTGGGCGGAGGCGTTGCCGCAGGGGCTGGACACCCGGGTCGGTTCCGGTCAGCTGTCGTTGACGCCGGCGCAGGCACAGCAGTTGGCGCTGGCCCGGCTCGTGCTGGCGGATCCGCACACGTTGGTGCTCGACGAGGCGACGTCGCTGATCGACCCGCGGGCCGCGCGGCACATGGAGCGTTCGCTCGCGGCGGTGCTGGAAGGCCGGACGGTGATCGCGATCGCGCACCGGCTCTACACCGCCCACGACGCCGACCGGGTCGCGGTGGTCGAGGAGGGCCGCATCTCCGAACTGGGCAGCCACGACGAACTGGTCGCCCGCAAAGGCTCGTACGCCGCCCTCTGGAACTCCTGGCACAGCTAA
- a CDS encoding ABC transporter ATP-binding protein, with translation MRQLPLADPGVPNHRSPVRYLGWVARGQARTLAGGMAFGILWMASQAFIPAILGRAIDEGIAARDGERLLRWTALLFAVGVVQATAGIMRHRFAVTNWLTAAYRTVQVVTRKSADLGATLPKQLATGEVVSIGAGDLSYIGNLMEISARFAGAIVAFVVVAAILLSSSTVLGLVVLIGVPLMLFCLGPMLRPLHKRQSAQRDAVGDLNSLGSDIVAGLRVLRGIGGEDSFSRRYRSESQQVRKAGVRVAGIQSVLDAAQVLLPGIFVVLVVGLGAHFALRGDLSAGSLVAFYGYATFLVLPLRTATEFANQLMRGLVAARRVIRVLKLEPDITEPETPVRLPDHGDLVDPVSGIRARDGQLTAIVSAEPDSYGPLADRLGRYDETSEVRYGGVTLASATRADVRERILVSDTGAQMFTGPLRTELDPSGRRTDDELMAALRTASAEDVLVALPDGLDSEVEEKGRSFSGGQRQRLVLVRALLADPSVLVLVEPTSAVDAHTEARIAERLRDHRTGRSTVVLTASPLLLDRVDEVIFVAGGRVVATGKHRELLESTPQYRRTVTRQTEPETEAEEVLR, from the coding sequence ATGAGACAACTGCCGCTCGCCGATCCCGGCGTCCCGAATCATCGCTCGCCGGTCCGCTACCTGGGGTGGGTCGCGCGCGGTCAGGCACGGACGCTCGCCGGCGGGATGGCCTTCGGCATCCTGTGGATGGCCTCGCAGGCCTTCATCCCGGCAATCCTCGGCCGGGCGATCGACGAGGGCATCGCGGCGCGCGACGGCGAGCGGCTGCTGCGCTGGACGGCGCTGCTGTTCGCGGTGGGTGTGGTGCAGGCGACGGCGGGCATCATGAGGCACCGGTTCGCGGTCACCAACTGGCTGACCGCGGCGTACCGCACGGTCCAGGTGGTGACACGGAAGTCGGCCGACCTCGGCGCAACCCTGCCCAAGCAGCTGGCCACCGGCGAGGTGGTCAGTATCGGCGCCGGCGACCTGTCCTACATCGGGAACCTGATGGAGATCTCGGCCCGGTTCGCCGGCGCGATCGTCGCGTTCGTGGTGGTCGCGGCGATCCTGCTGTCGTCGTCGACCGTGCTCGGCCTGGTGGTGCTGATCGGCGTACCGCTGATGCTGTTCTGCCTGGGCCCGATGCTGCGACCGCTGCACAAGCGGCAGTCCGCGCAGCGCGACGCCGTCGGCGATCTGAACTCGCTGGGTTCGGACATCGTCGCCGGTCTGCGGGTGCTGCGCGGTATCGGCGGTGAGGACTCCTTCTCGCGGCGCTACCGGAGCGAGTCGCAGCAGGTGCGGAAGGCGGGCGTCCGGGTGGCGGGCATCCAGTCGGTGCTGGACGCCGCGCAGGTGCTACTGCCGGGCATCTTCGTCGTCCTGGTCGTCGGTCTGGGCGCGCACTTCGCGCTGCGCGGTGACCTGAGCGCCGGCTCGCTGGTCGCGTTCTACGGGTACGCGACGTTCCTGGTGCTCCCCCTGCGTACGGCGACCGAGTTCGCCAACCAGCTGATGCGTGGACTGGTCGCGGCGCGCCGTGTGATCCGGGTGCTGAAGCTGGAGCCGGACATCACCGAGCCGGAGACACCGGTGCGGCTGCCGGACCACGGCGACCTGGTCGATCCGGTCTCCGGCATCCGAGCCCGCGACGGACAGCTCACTGCCATCGTCTCGGCTGAGCCGGACAGCTACGGCCCGCTCGCAGACCGCCTGGGGCGCTACGACGAGACCAGCGAGGTCCGGTACGGCGGTGTGACGCTGGCCAGCGCTACCAGGGCAGACGTTCGCGAGCGGATCCTGGTGAGCGACACCGGCGCCCAGATGTTCACCGGCCCGCTGCGCACCGAGCTGGACCCGTCAGGTCGCCGTACCGATGACGAGCTGATGGCCGCCCTGCGTACGGCGTCGGCGGAGGACGTACTCGTCGCGCTGCCGGACGGGCTCGACTCCGAAGTGGAGGAGAAGGGACGCTCGTTCTCCGGCGGTCAGCGTCAGCGGCTCGTTCTGGTCCGGGCGTTGCTCGCCGACCCGTCCGTGCTGGTGCTGGTCGAGCCGACGTCCGCGGTCGACGCGCACACCGAGGCTCGGATCGCGGAACGGCTGCGCGATCACCGGACCGGTCGGAGCACCGTCGTCCTGACCGCCAGTCCGCTGCTGCTCGACCGCGTCGACGAGGTGATCTTCGTCGCCGGTGGACGAGTCGTTGCCACCGGCAAACACCGCGAGCTGCTCGAGTCCACCCCGCAGTACCGGCGGACCGTCACCCGCCAGACCGAACCAGAGACCGAAGCCGAGGAGGTGCTCCGATGA
- a CDS encoding glycerophosphodiester phosphodiesterase, translated as MLVIAHRGASGYRPEHTPAAYRLAARQGADYLEPDLVATLDGVLVCRHENEISGTTDVAEHPVFADRKITKIVDGTAVTGWFVEDFTYAELRTLRARERMPALRSDNTAYDGLEEIPTFDDVVALARRESARLGRPIGVLPEIKHPTYFRRLGLPLEELLTERILALGLRPDEIMVQSFEPTSLRRLSVMTRVPLVQLIDAESAPNDFLRTGDGRSYADLVEPRGLREIATYAQVLAPHKDLVVPRTADGCLGEPTRLVDDAHRAGLGVQVWTFRAERRFLPTATDFRTELTRFASLGLQGVFADHPDQAVTALRKPTVNV; from the coding sequence ATGTTGGTGATCGCGCATCGGGGAGCGAGTGGCTACCGCCCGGAACACACGCCCGCGGCCTACCGGCTGGCGGCGCGGCAGGGCGCCGACTACCTGGAACCGGACCTGGTCGCCACCCTCGACGGCGTCCTGGTCTGCCGGCACGAGAACGAGATCTCCGGTACGACGGACGTCGCGGAGCACCCGGTCTTCGCCGACCGGAAGATCACCAAGATCGTCGACGGGACCGCCGTCACCGGCTGGTTCGTGGAGGACTTCACCTACGCCGAACTGCGCACGCTGCGGGCCCGCGAACGGATGCCCGCGCTCCGGTCGGACAACACGGCGTACGACGGGCTTGAGGAGATCCCCACCTTCGACGACGTGGTCGCGCTGGCGCGCCGGGAGTCGGCGCGGCTGGGACGGCCGATCGGTGTGCTCCCGGAGATCAAGCACCCGACGTACTTCCGGCGGCTCGGTCTGCCGCTGGAGGAGCTGCTCACCGAGCGGATCCTGGCGCTCGGGCTGCGTCCTGACGAGATCATGGTGCAGTCGTTCGAGCCGACGAGCCTGCGGCGGCTGTCGGTGATGACGCGGGTGCCGCTGGTCCAGCTCATCGACGCAGAGAGCGCTCCGAACGACTTCCTCCGGACGGGTGACGGCCGGTCGTACGCCGACCTCGTCGAGCCGCGGGGCCTGCGGGAGATCGCGACGTACGCGCAGGTGCTGGCACCGCACAAGGACCTGGTCGTTCCGCGGACCGCCGACGGCTGTCTCGGGGAGCCGACCCGTCTGGTCGACGACGCCCACCGCGCCGGCCTCGGCGTCCAGGTCTGGACGTTCCGCGCGGAGCGCCGCTTCCTGCCGACCGCAACCGACTTCCGCACCGAACTGACCCGCTTCGCGTCCCTCGGCCTCCAGGGCGTCTTCGCCGACCACCCCGACCAGGCAGTCACAGCCCTCCGCAAACCGACTGTGAACGTCTAG